A portion of the Leptospira inadai serovar Lyme str. 10 genome contains these proteins:
- a CDS encoding DUF1318 domain-containing protein, translating into MRKLNFFKIPLALVLFCTFCTIKAPLITFTQTQTASEKQMLGEDRNLEKDGWLIASIKTSSSGSEIWERDLVREEFSDPDDRTLYIALRTLAYLARETKEYSASGLLAEGLDGKIRINPKAREAGAEKALSKPELKSRLDELLKITNESRDLIVQGKLRKETSLPGKPMTEKEKAELKRSLLLSWYRSVGQGEYYESSSGIWKKKG; encoded by the coding sequence GTGAGAAAATTAAATTTCTTTAAAATTCCTTTAGCTCTAGTTCTTTTTTGCACTTTCTGTACGATTAAGGCTCCCTTGATTACGTTCACTCAGACCCAAACCGCATCCGAAAAACAAATGTTGGGAGAGGATCGAAATCTCGAAAAAGACGGATGGCTGATCGCTTCCATAAAAACGTCTTCGTCCGGATCGGAAATTTGGGAGAGAGATTTGGTCCGGGAAGAATTTTCGGATCCGGACGATCGCACTCTTTATATCGCGTTGCGGACCTTAGCCTACTTGGCTAGGGAAACGAAGGAATATTCCGCCTCGGGGTTACTTGCGGAAGGCTTGGACGGTAAGATTCGAATCAATCCGAAAGCAAGGGAAGCCGGTGCGGAGAAAGCGCTGTCCAAGCCCGAACTGAAAAGTCGCCTCGATGAGTTGCTTAAAATAACGAACGAGAGTAGGGATTTGATCGTTCAAGGCAAGCTGCGGAAGGAGACATCCTTGCCCGGGAAGCCGATGACGGAAAAAGAAAAAGCCGAGTTGAAGCGATCTTTGCTATTATCGTGGTACCGCTCGGTGGGCCAAGGAGAATACTACGAATCATCCTCCGGTATATGGAAGAAAAAGGGATAA